Genomic segment of Candidatus Rokuibacteriota bacterium:
TGGTAGTAGTTGGTGTCCCGGCTCAGCTGGTCCATGGGCCGGTTGCCCGAGGTGTAGAGATACCGGGCCTCGACGAGCATGGGGCCAATGCGGTAGCCGGCCTTGACGTCGAAGAGCCAGGCCGAGATGTCCGACTCCCGGATCAGGTCGGTGGTCCCGCTCGGGAAGGGGTTGTCCATCTCGCGGGTTCCGAACTGGTAGAAGAAGGTCGGCTCGACGGAGATCGGGCCCGAACGCCAGCGCGAGTCGATACCGATGGTATGCCGCCACTCCTGATGGGTGGGCACGGCGGCCGGGCCGACCGTCTTGGCTGCGAAGGTCGGGGTGCCGCCGGCGCCGGGGATGCCACCGACTGCCAGGCGAGCGTTGCCGTGAGTCAGGCCCTGGGCCCACAGGACTGCGTAGGTGGGCCGGAGGTCGAGGCCCTTGATGGGCGTGACTTCGAGACTCGTGATAATGGCGAAGTCGTCGCCGCGGATGAACCCGGTGGCGCCGGTGCCGCCCGTGCTGCCGCCGGTCAGCTCTTCCTCGATCTGCGCGTACGTGAGGTGGCCCTTCACGTTGGGCGAGAAGGTCGTGACGAGGTCCACGCCGGCGAAGTCGCCCGTGGCCAGCGTCGCGAGCTTGTAGGTCGTCGCGAAGGGCTGGGCGCCGACCCGCATCTGCGTCGGAATGGGGATCAGCGGAACTTCGTACTGGACATACAGCCACTTGACCTCGATGGAGCCCTGGGTGTCCGTGTTCAGGTCGAAGGCGCTGGTGGTGCCGGCCCGCTGCGCGGTGCCGGCCACGGTCGTGGTGGTGTTGGTGTCGGTTGCGTTCACCTGGCCCCAGGCCGAGTCGATCTCGATGCCCAGGACGCCGATGGTCTTGCCCACCTGGCCGGTGATGTCGAAGCGGCCACGATTCCTCGCGTACCACTCCTTGTCGCCAGGCCGCGTGAAGTTCAGGTCACGCAGGTTGTGGCTGGCCGATGTGACTGTGTCGATCAGGCCGGTGATCTTGAACGTCGGGGCCGGCGCGGCCGGTGCCTGGGCATAGATGCCCGGCGCCAGCATCCCGACGAGGGCGATCACGGCGAGAGCAAGGACGAAGATCCTTCTCATTACCGCCTCCTCATCTGTGGTTTCACTGCCTACGCTTGAGCCTGCTGTCGGAATAGCGAACTGTACGCGCAACCACGGTGCCACAGGTGAAACACGAGACGGCTATGTGCCAGCCCACCTCCTCTCTCTTTCACGCTTCCCCAGGTCGGCGGGGACACGCAGATTGTTCACGACCGCCTCCTCTTTTACCCCATACCCGGGCGATGCGTCAAGGAAAAAGGACGCCTCCTAATCGCTCCGGCACACTCAGAAAGACCAATTTACCAGGACGTTAGCCACCATCTCCGATGGTCTTGAGGACCTCCACCGCGGAGCGGCCGATGATCGAGCCGGGATCCAGGTCGCGGGCGGCTCTGAGCGAGGCCTTGGCCTCGTCCCTCCTGCCCTGCTCGACGAGGACGACCCCGAGCCAGTAATGCGGCGCCGAGCGCTTCGGCTCGAGCTGTATGGCCAGGCGGAAGGCCTCCTCGGCCTCCTTGAGCTTGCGCAGGTTGAGATAGGCATAGCCCATGTTGTGGTAGGCCACGTCCGGCGTCGAGTAGGTCGGCTGGGCCAGGGCCTTCGGCCTGCGCCTTCCGGTGGAAGGCCACCGCCCTCAGAACCGCCGCTCCTTCCAGTAGCCGGGACGCCTCTTGGCGTGAGCGACCGCGAAGATGTGGACGGCGGATCCATGCGGTCGATAGATGATGCTGAAGGGAAAGCGCGGCAGCACGTATCGCCGGGTGCGGTGGAGATAGCGGGGCCGGCGGTCCGGCGCCTCGAGGATTGCCTCGACTGCCTGCTCGACCTCGGCGACGAATCGGTCGGCCGCGGTCTGGTTACGAGCCGCATACCAGTCTCGCGCAGCGAGGACCTCGGCCCGGGCCTCGGGGTGAAACCTAACGAGGCTTGGAGCCACCCCTTGACTTC
This window contains:
- a CDS encoding tetratricopeptide repeat protein codes for the protein MAYHNMGYAYLNLRKLKEAEEAFRLAIQLEPKRSAPHYWLGVVLVEQGRRDEAKASLRAARDLDPGSIIGRSAVEVLKTIGDGG
- a CDS encoding type II toxin-antitoxin system RelE/ParE family toxin, whose amino-acid sequence is MAPSLVRFHPEARAEVLAARDWYAARNQTAADRFVAEVEQAVEAILEAPDRRPRYLHRTRRYVLPRFPFSIIYRPHGSAVHIFAVAHAKRRPGYWKERRF